In the Clavelina lepadiformis chromosome 8, kaClaLepa1.1, whole genome shotgun sequence genome, one interval contains:
- the LOC143468965 gene encoding thrombospondin-type laminin G domain and EAR repeat-containing protein-like isoform X2: MHMLFQRWATIIWLLIEMINMASSKPLPLPCIEADTVDILGLSLAETVVPTGVEIIKENGVNGYRFDVESRLLGVSAAEILTRCQYFPIEFSLVVTFRREVPKNDNEYILTLLGQDRKTIFIGVRLQREMLHFDYHVRNGQIRSVAYKNTRLADGGWHTAVITVTRNHVKFTLSCMQSSTSELRHSFPRKLIVKGSRFHVASRRRKRNRFSGMLRQVKLMLGADASNYLCSSAYEHNPSWIESSLSSNKNFPTGNLPNINNDTRGKTFCGDENIGQLMYHKSNRVLEMCEDHRWKRLSTTHEKLDYLVDFGDVLTKSKPLDIEIFEISGEGIFLATANQGRDRNMDSSIYKWSNDDKKFVTFQSITTDIARSWKYFKIENQHFLAVANHGSNEHGEVHSAIYRWNRKRRKFLLKQNIRTFSARSWESFIINGDHYLVIANYASDKSHTQRSYVYKWNSDHSTFISYQTFGATDWEYFQISGRHFLAVANYYDHELTDNRYVVDSSVYEFLPEINQFIKLQDIKTQGALDMEFFTVGKDSFLIASSTSDNNEKLNSVIYRWQGIENFVPVHTFSTSPCADWESFRTKEGDQFLVSANINSRISKILQIITF, from the exons AGGCGGATACAGTTGATATACTTGGTCTTTCTCTTGCGGAAACTGTTGTTCCCACTGGAGTGGAAATTATAAAAGAAAACGGCGTCAATGGATACAG GTTTGACGTTGAATCTCGGCTGTTGGGAGTGTCAGCTGCGGAGATCTTGACCCGATGTCAATACTTTCCAATAGAATTTTCCCTTGTGGTGACGTTCAGGAGAGAAGTACCCAAAAACGATAACGAATACATTCTTACTTTACTTGGACAG GATAGGAAGACAATTTTCATAGGAGTACGTCTTCAACGGGAAATGTTACATTTTGATTATCACGTTAGAAATGGACAAATAAGATCGGTGGCTTATAAAAATACCCGCTTGGCTGATGGAGGTTGGCACACTGCGGTTATTACCGTCACAAGAAATCACGTCAAGTTTACACTGAGCTGCATGCAGTCATCAACCAG TGAACTGCGGCACTCATTTCCGCGAAAATTAATTGTAAAGGGATCAAGATTTCATGTAGCAAGTAGACGACGGAAAAGAAATCGCTTTTCG GGTATGCTTCGGCAAGTCAAACTGATGCTTGGCGCGGATGCATCAAATTATTTATGCTCCTCTGCATATGAACATAATCCGTCTTGGATAGAAAGCTCTCTATCATCAAACAAAA ATTTTCCCACCGGCAATTTGCCAAACATCAATAATGACACCCGCGGTAAAACGTTTTGCGGTGACGAAAACATAGGTCAACTAATGTATCACAAGAGTAATCGAGTTTTAGAAATGTGTGAAGACCATAGATGGAAGCGACTTTCAACCA CACATGAAAAACTGGACTACTTAGTAGATTTTGGGGACGTTTTGACTAAAAGCAAGCCGTTAGACATAGAGATCTTTGAGATTTCCGGCGAAGGTATATTTCTTGCTACAGCCAATCAAGGTCGAGACAGAAACATGGATTCAAGTATTTACAAATGGTCTaatgatgacaaaaaatttgttacgTTTCAAAGCATAACTACTGATATTGCGAGaagttggaaatattttaaaattgaaaatcag CACTTTTTAGCTGTTGCAAACCACGGTTCAAACGAACATGGAGAAGTTCATAGTGCCATTTACCGATGGAATAGAAAAAGAAGgaaatttcttttgaaacaaaacattcgCACGTTTTCAGCTAGAAGTTGGGAGAGTTTCATTATCAATGGTGACCACTATTTAGTGATTGCAAATTACGCTAGTG ACAAAAGCCATACACAGAGAAGTTATGTCTACAAGTGGAATTCTGATCACAGCACTTTTATCAGTTATCAG ACATTTGGTGCTACTGATTGGGAATACTTCCAAATTTCAGGTCGTCATTTCCTTGCTGTTGCTAATTACTATGATCACGAGTTAACTGACAACAGATACGTTGTTGATTCTTCTGTATACGAGTTTTTACCAGAAATCAATCAATTCATAAAGTTACAAGACATCAAAACCCAAGG AGCGCTAGATATGGAATTTTTCACTGTGGGTAAAGATTCATTTTTGATTGCCTCCAGTACATCTGATAAcaatgaaaagttaaacagtGTTATATATAG GTGGCAAGGAATAGAAAATTTTGTTCCCGTGCATACTTTTTCCACGAGTCCCTGCGCCGATTGGGAAAGTTTCCGCACGAAAGAAGGGGATCAATTCCTTGTTTCCGCAAATATCAATTCGAGAAtcagcaaaattttacaaattattacGTTTTAA
- the LOC143468965 gene encoding thrombospondin-type laminin G domain and EAR repeat-containing protein-like isoform X1, giving the protein MHMLFQRWATIIWLLIEMINMASSKPLPLPCIEADTVDILGLSLAETVVPTGVEIIKENGVNGYRFDVESRLLGVSAAEILTRCQYFPIEFSLVVTFRREVPKNDNEYILTLLGQDRKTIFIGVRLQREMLHFDYHVRNGQIRSVAYKNTRLADGGWHTAVITVTRNHVKFTLSCMQSSTSELRHSFPRKLIVKGSRFHVASRRRKRNRFSGMLRQVKLMLGADASNYLCSSAYEHNPSWIESSLSSNKNFPTGNLPNINNDTRGKTFCGDENIGQLMYHKSNRVLEMCEDHRWKRLSTTHEKLDYLVDFGDVLTKSKPLDIEIFEISGEGIFLATANQGRDRNMDSSIYKWSNDDKKFVTFQSITTDIARSWKYFKIENQHFLAVANHGSNEHGEVHSAIYRWNRKRRKFLLKQNIRTFSARSWESFIINGDHYLVIANYASDKSHTQRSYVYKWNSDHSTFISYQPLDTIGAYDFEHFKVGDKHYLAVANSYDGVQTRLHSVIYQWRLLNFVPLQYVETFGATDWEYFQISGRHFLAVANYYDHELTDNRYVVDSSVYEFLPEINQFIKLQDIKTQGALDMEFFTVGKDSFLIASSTSDNNEKLNSVIYRWQGIENFVPVHTFSTSPCADWESFRTKEGDQFLVSANINSRISKILQIITF; this is encoded by the exons AGGCGGATACAGTTGATATACTTGGTCTTTCTCTTGCGGAAACTGTTGTTCCCACTGGAGTGGAAATTATAAAAGAAAACGGCGTCAATGGATACAG GTTTGACGTTGAATCTCGGCTGTTGGGAGTGTCAGCTGCGGAGATCTTGACCCGATGTCAATACTTTCCAATAGAATTTTCCCTTGTGGTGACGTTCAGGAGAGAAGTACCCAAAAACGATAACGAATACATTCTTACTTTACTTGGACAG GATAGGAAGACAATTTTCATAGGAGTACGTCTTCAACGGGAAATGTTACATTTTGATTATCACGTTAGAAATGGACAAATAAGATCGGTGGCTTATAAAAATACCCGCTTGGCTGATGGAGGTTGGCACACTGCGGTTATTACCGTCACAAGAAATCACGTCAAGTTTACACTGAGCTGCATGCAGTCATCAACCAG TGAACTGCGGCACTCATTTCCGCGAAAATTAATTGTAAAGGGATCAAGATTTCATGTAGCAAGTAGACGACGGAAAAGAAATCGCTTTTCG GGTATGCTTCGGCAAGTCAAACTGATGCTTGGCGCGGATGCATCAAATTATTTATGCTCCTCTGCATATGAACATAATCCGTCTTGGATAGAAAGCTCTCTATCATCAAACAAAA ATTTTCCCACCGGCAATTTGCCAAACATCAATAATGACACCCGCGGTAAAACGTTTTGCGGTGACGAAAACATAGGTCAACTAATGTATCACAAGAGTAATCGAGTTTTAGAAATGTGTGAAGACCATAGATGGAAGCGACTTTCAACCA CACATGAAAAACTGGACTACTTAGTAGATTTTGGGGACGTTTTGACTAAAAGCAAGCCGTTAGACATAGAGATCTTTGAGATTTCCGGCGAAGGTATATTTCTTGCTACAGCCAATCAAGGTCGAGACAGAAACATGGATTCAAGTATTTACAAATGGTCTaatgatgacaaaaaatttgttacgTTTCAAAGCATAACTACTGATATTGCGAGaagttggaaatattttaaaattgaaaatcag CACTTTTTAGCTGTTGCAAACCACGGTTCAAACGAACATGGAGAAGTTCATAGTGCCATTTACCGATGGAATAGAAAAAGAAGgaaatttcttttgaaacaaaacattcgCACGTTTTCAGCTAGAAGTTGGGAGAGTTTCATTATCAATGGTGACCACTATTTAGTGATTGCAAATTACGCTAGTG ACAAAAGCCATACACAGAGAAGTTATGTCTACAAGTGGAATTCTGATCACAGCACTTTTATCAGTTATCAG CCTCTTGATACGATTGGTGCATATGACTTCGAGCATTTCAAAGTGGGCGACAAGCATTACCTCGCTGTAGCAAATTCATATGATGGTGTCCAAACTAGACTCCATAGCGTTATCTATCAGTGGAGATTATTAAACTTTGTCCCTTTGCAATATGTTGAA ACATTTGGTGCTACTGATTGGGAATACTTCCAAATTTCAGGTCGTCATTTCCTTGCTGTTGCTAATTACTATGATCACGAGTTAACTGACAACAGATACGTTGTTGATTCTTCTGTATACGAGTTTTTACCAGAAATCAATCAATTCATAAAGTTACAAGACATCAAAACCCAAGG AGCGCTAGATATGGAATTTTTCACTGTGGGTAAAGATTCATTTTTGATTGCCTCCAGTACATCTGATAAcaatgaaaagttaaacagtGTTATATATAG GTGGCAAGGAATAGAAAATTTTGTTCCCGTGCATACTTTTTCCACGAGTCCCTGCGCCGATTGGGAAAGTTTCCGCACGAAAGAAGGGGATCAATTCCTTGTTTCCGCAAATATCAATTCGAGAAtcagcaaaattttacaaattattacGTTTTAA